A single genomic interval of Chitinophaga sp. 180180018-3 harbors:
- a CDS encoding amino acid adenylation domain-containing protein: MMSKAIVSKEQIADIFPMSDISFGMVYHSLQHPEEAVYHDQIVFNIQLTAFDPVLFYDALQLVADRHENLRSNYNVFDYDTPVQLVFKQMVPDFEHQDICSLSEKEQEQFINERMNADKLHPFTLATQTPLWRVRTFLLDNTNLMVIWINHHAVIDGWSTSLVMKDLHEAYMGLKSNGWFAFGRLRSSYRDYVKAELALKRNETVRQFWEEELMDLQRLKLPGSYREGDQLKNYFRTYDKDTYTSVRDAAKRNGSSVKNICFAAYIYTIYMITHQKDLVAGLISHNRPVLEDGDKIVGCFLNTVPFRIDWPQNITWRELLGLIDEKLLKIRQYEGLSLKEIGNLPGLADSKTVPLVNTFFNYIDFYIYKEIKEASPGNTAVPRAVHVGSYEKTNTYLDFMLDAGGEKLNLVIRYYESVVPDRLIAVMSQYFYEVLHRIADTPDEICTKGSILSTVEKEELLQHFKGPEREYPRDKTIMDLFREQAAKSPQQLAVLLDNISCSYETLDRKSDQLAAMLLAAGVKPGSVVAVMMERSIELIIGLFAIMKAGAIYLPIDPGYPPERIRYLLEDSATEMLLTNTENEYAWINSDCQIMNIAHPDCYIEERRLFRQDVIPTAAAYIIYTSGSTGRPKGVVINHQTLVNRIYWMQAAYALGQEDRILHKTPVSFDVSMWELCWWAISGASLVLLTPGAERNPQLISKTINEHKVSVIHFVPSMLDVFLDFIKGSTQYQLFPSLRLVFSSGEALKKVAVSEFYQLFTDCELINLYGPTEATVDVTYYNCRRRRDDEIIPIGKPINNISLYILSKNRELQPLGVSGDLYICGGLGLGYLNKPDLTHAAFVNVQIREEERLYKTGDIARWLEDGELEFIGREDDQLKIRGVRIEPGEIEKVLRRHPNIQDVIIIGSRQQKEDTKLSAFIISSQTVSFSEITAFMADRLPSYMIPTHFYQLDSFPIKNNGKIDRPQLFRQAKRISSKEVFVLPVNEEEVAIATIWKQVLGLEEISINDNFFQIGGDSISILKVFNRLNKAFSKQLTVVDLFRYTTISSLAAYYITGKNDHSEQNKEEEAFDILLSSTKNLEIND; the protein is encoded by the coding sequence ATGATGTCAAAAGCTATTGTAAGCAAAGAGCAGATAGCAGATATCTTTCCTATGAGTGATATCTCTTTCGGAATGGTGTATCATTCTCTGCAACATCCTGAGGAAGCAGTTTATCACGACCAGATCGTCTTTAACATTCAACTGACGGCTTTCGATCCCGTTTTATTTTATGACGCCTTGCAGCTTGTTGCTGACAGGCATGAGAATCTGCGCTCCAACTATAATGTCTTTGATTACGATACTCCCGTTCAGCTGGTGTTTAAGCAGATGGTACCCGATTTTGAACATCAGGATATCTGCTCTCTTTCAGAAAAAGAACAGGAGCAGTTTATCAATGAACGGATGAATGCTGATAAACTTCATCCATTTACGTTGGCCACCCAAACACCGCTGTGGAGAGTACGTACTTTCTTACTGGATAACACCAACCTGATGGTCATCTGGATAAATCATCATGCAGTTATTGATGGGTGGAGTACCAGCCTGGTTATGAAAGATCTCCATGAGGCTTATATGGGCTTGAAGTCAAATGGATGGTTTGCTTTTGGAAGGCTCAGGAGTTCCTACCGCGATTATGTAAAGGCTGAGCTGGCGCTTAAACGAAATGAAACTGTCAGGCAATTCTGGGAGGAAGAATTAATGGATCTGCAGCGATTGAAGCTGCCAGGTAGTTACCGGGAGGGAGACCAATTGAAAAATTATTTCCGCACCTATGACAAAGATACGTATACCAGCGTCAGAGATGCCGCGAAACGAAACGGGTCAAGTGTAAAGAATATTTGTTTCGCAGCATATATTTATACGATATACATGATCACACATCAAAAGGATCTGGTGGCTGGGCTTATTTCTCATAATCGGCCGGTATTGGAAGATGGTGATAAAATTGTTGGTTGTTTTTTAAATACAGTACCATTCCGGATAGATTGGCCACAAAATATTACCTGGAGGGAATTGTTGGGATTAATTGATGAAAAGTTGCTGAAAATCAGGCAATATGAAGGGCTTTCTTTGAAGGAAATAGGTAATTTACCAGGATTGGCAGACAGTAAAACAGTTCCTCTCGTCAATACATTTTTTAATTACATAGATTTTTATATTTATAAAGAAATCAAAGAAGCCTCACCCGGCAATACAGCGGTTCCCAGAGCAGTGCATGTTGGCTCTTATGAAAAAACAAATACTTACCTGGATTTCATGCTGGATGCCGGGGGGGAGAAGTTGAACCTGGTTATCCGCTATTATGAATCAGTGGTTCCCGATAGGCTGATCGCTGTTATGTCGCAATACTTTTATGAAGTATTGCATCGTATCGCTGATACACCAGATGAAATATGTACGAAGGGAAGCATTTTATCTACAGTTGAGAAAGAAGAGCTCCTGCAGCATTTTAAAGGCCCGGAAAGAGAATATCCGCGTGACAAAACGATCATGGATCTATTCAGGGAGCAGGCAGCAAAATCACCGCAACAGTTGGCTGTACTGCTTGATAATATTTCCTGTTCCTATGAAACACTTGACAGAAAATCAGATCAGCTGGCGGCTATGTTATTGGCCGCTGGCGTGAAGCCTGGAAGCGTAGTAGCAGTGATGATGGAGCGTTCCATTGAACTGATAATAGGTTTGTTTGCCATTATGAAAGCAGGGGCTATTTACCTGCCCATAGATCCGGGTTATCCCCCGGAGCGCATCAGGTATCTGCTGGAAGATAGTGCAACTGAAATGTTATTGACTAACACCGAAAATGAATACGCCTGGATCAACAGCGATTGCCAGATAATGAATATAGCACATCCTGATTGCTATATAGAGGAGCGCAGACTGTTCAGACAGGACGTAATCCCGACAGCAGCAGCATATATTATATATACTTCGGGATCCACAGGTAGGCCCAAAGGTGTGGTAATAAACCATCAGACCCTGGTAAACAGGATTTACTGGATGCAGGCGGCATATGCACTTGGCCAGGAAGATAGGATATTACATAAGACTCCTGTTTCATTTGACGTGTCTATGTGGGAGTTATGTTGGTGGGCCATTTCGGGTGCATCGCTGGTACTGTTGACACCAGGTGCGGAACGTAATCCGCAGTTAATCAGTAAAACAATTAATGAACATAAGGTATCTGTCATACATTTTGTGCCGTCTATGCTGGATGTATTTCTGGATTTCATTAAGGGAAGTACGCAGTACCAACTTTTTCCATCATTGCGCCTTGTATTTTCCAGCGGAGAGGCACTTAAGAAAGTAGCCGTATCGGAGTTTTACCAGCTATTTACTGACTGTGAATTGATTAATTTATACGGTCCTACTGAAGCCACAGTGGATGTTACTTACTATAACTGCCGTCGCCGCCGTGATGATGAAATTATTCCGATTGGTAAACCCATAAATAATATCTCGCTGTATATACTGAGTAAGAACCGGGAGTTGCAGCCACTGGGGGTATCCGGTGATCTCTACATTTGTGGCGGATTGGGATTAGGATATTTGAACAAGCCTGATTTAACACATGCAGCATTTGTTAATGTACAGATTCGCGAGGAAGAAAGGTTATACAAAACCGGTGATATTGCCCGTTGGCTGGAAGATGGGGAGCTGGAGTTTATTGGCCGGGAGGATGATCAGTTAAAGATTCGTGGAGTGAGAATAGAGCCTGGAGAAATCGAAAAAGTATTGCGCCGGCATCCGAATATCCAGGATGTGATTATTATTGGTAGCAGGCAACAGAAAGAAGATACAAAATTAAGCGCGTTTATTATCAGCAGCCAGACTGTTTCGTTTTCCGAAATAACTGCCTTTATGGCGGATAGGCTACCCTCCTACATGATCCCAACGCACTTTTACCAACTGGATAGTTTTCCTATAAAAAATAATGGAAAAATAGATCGCCCGCAGTTGTTCAGACAGGCAAAAAGAATCTCATCGAAGGAGGTGTTTGTCTTACCTGTAAATGAAGAAGAAGTAGCAATAGCAACTATCTGGAAGCAAGTGCTGGGCTTAGAAGAGATAAGCATTAATGATAATTTTTTTCAGATTGGTGGAGACTCAATAAGCATATTAAAAGTATTTAACAGGCTGAATAAAGCCTTTTCAAAACAATTGACGGTTGTAGATCTTTTTAGATATACTACTATCAGCAGTTTGGCAGCATATTATATAACAGGTAAAAATGATCACTCAGAACAGAATAAAGAAGAGGAAGCCTTCGATATTCTTTTGAGCTCTACTAAAAACCTAGAGATAAATGACTGA
- a CDS encoding SDR family NAD(P)-dependent oxidoreductase: protein MTDKTQYIQSLTGTEIAIVGLALRFPGADNSEQFWEHLVSGDEMVKHFSNEDLDKLGISERMYNKPGYVKVVAKAPSYKDYFDNHFFSYTPEEARIMDPQTRIFHELCWEALESAGFAKDIIKSKIGIFGGGSSSFSHELMNNLTGRTPEIGHFNAIRLANKDYMCSRVAYALNLTGPCYSINTTCSTSMSAIHLATRAILTGDCKMALAGGVCIFSDKARGYLYEEGGVLSKDGHCRAFDAASSGAYFAEGAGVVVLKRLKEAVEDGDTIQAIIKGSAVNNDGHRKVGYTAPSVEGQKEVIRLAHKLARVSPSTISMIEAHGTGTPLGDPIEIEALRQAFDSTERNYCAIGSVKTNIGHLDTAAGIAGLIKTILALKYRSIPASLHFHTPNPKIDFTDSPFYVNNICRKWENIQLPRRAGVSSFGIGGTNVHLVLEEAPTFQKLPQVMDSLQLLPLSAKTKKALQQSQRNLGIFLSAQEDISIGDVSYTLQEGREEFNHRMFILASGGTDAANILGGQGDEIHTRKTSESKRVPVFMYPGQGSQYVGMAGELYDKLSVFRTAVDKCLQLLSTSLATDIKRVIMAAGDIDVTETRLTQPLLFVIQYALSSVLITLGVKPVVMIGHSLGEYVAACISGVFCLEDALKIVEKRGLLMQQSQVGSMIAVSLNEEEIQPYLLSGVALAAVNGRRHCVLSGSHENIATVEKLLEADNVVQKKLHTDRAFHSELMNEVLEEFEELLTGVKFSRPEIPFISGLTGTYITATEATDALYWVQHLRHTIRFGDGLQALESLKDKIFIEVGTSKALSSYVRESAEGKGNPEIVSLLRHPREKVSDMAFFLKAVGSLWLSGHKINWMSCRTGEKAGKIPLPTYPFERKRFGDDKDVADLIRELLQNNQTDNVPGNAFVPSWKRTGRLPVGNIDKRPVLFTGKNNWLNKLLSSSFLQQQVSPVVVRYSNRNEQINDLYDINTDDLNAVDTLFGNFKASGFIPRLILLDILYVAAPGDGLKEEAYSHAMSSLLQVIAICKSFNAIFPGEETALRIVLNNACEIIGNDLLLPVHAGLHSLAGVINSEYQNISCSVIDIDLLPKEESAALLFDELLILPEEKPTVCTTGIRNGFRWLPFREPIVWGRTNATESELPTHVLITGGLGGIGLAVAEYFAGRSVENITLVSRTELPDPASWDHWMAVNPEMDPVCVKIRRILHLKSYGINIWHFSADVADKERVEEVVATAASLSGCPVDAVIHAAGIPSRRIIERTTTAEMDRQWKAKVKGLMVLNQLFAEERLLFFINFSSISSIDPGIAQAGYSTANAVLDAYIYANGLKQCANVKTINWDTWKEVGMAVESSGDKYSYLQQVKLYPAHPLIQYVATDIEEDVVFVSNFRPEAMWILDEHRVFSGLPVFPGTGYIELIQAVVSAMGYNRSIIISNLFLTDPMVFQTGDSKVVKTIVTVRDHCLGVKIISRTANHETAEVHHASAEVSVLQAPVMVNRQLSDLIDLLEKKTWINQQELTSTEFGPRWNNLQWISLGEGEGMAGLQLPAMYSGDIGPYKLHPALMDIAIAFLYFHVKEDKQYLPYCYEEIIITGTLTQYIISHAVLRSDRTQGLVFDITIWNEQEEVVVVVSGLTFVPYIPGKSSGSEKKSISGKSKTPGESLSLHGLSTAEYLDIFQNFLYHNYPHVAIRTSRPPAKNSIASSPETEEAGMDEMSEREDMSTPYVAAVTATEKQLTLEWEKFFGINRLGTADDFFELGGDSIMVSIILSRINKLFAVRISLTQFFNNATIAKLGAIIDKTTQSGPLPINKAEKKEYYTLSAAQRRIYILERMFPQSTLYNITEAFVVEGGLELEKLKAALQLLLDRHESLRTSIVMVNKMPYQRIHDNVTAAISYYTAEENEVAEKLYEFRKPFDMSNAPFIRVGVFEVNKNRHHVVIDLLHLIADGSSLLLIINEFLSLYNGNKLSVVPRQYKDFAEWQSRLLKTSRIQVQQQYWEQQLSGQLRGIQLPYDFTKTNTTSIAAANYTFSFSPEISDKLKVFSRKADVTYFMTWTALLNVFFYRLSGQEDILLAIPHAGRDNDDFVNVVGMFINTVILRNHPAAEKSFVTVLSEVKTSTLNAFENLDFQYEFILEMLRKSHQRTDQLLNVFFNYRNMFVNADEGVAGSEQLSVNSAGIEDNFAKFDLSLYAYDFKSVFSFTCNYNKSLFAPETISYLMNQFVDLVTAVIENPSRPIGEYRVLDRT from the coding sequence ATGACTGATAAAACCCAATATATACAAAGCCTTACCGGTACGGAAATAGCCATTGTAGGCCTGGCTTTGCGGTTTCCGGGAGCTGATAACAGCGAGCAGTTCTGGGAGCATCTCGTGAGTGGAGATGAAATGGTAAAACATTTCAGCAATGAGGACCTGGATAAGCTTGGCATCAGCGAAAGGATGTATAATAAGCCGGGGTATGTAAAAGTAGTAGCAAAGGCCCCTTCCTACAAAGACTATTTTGATAATCATTTTTTTTCCTATACTCCCGAAGAGGCCCGGATAATGGATCCTCAGACACGTATTTTTCATGAGCTCTGTTGGGAAGCTTTGGAATCGGCAGGTTTTGCAAAAGATATCATTAAAAGCAAGATCGGCATATTCGGTGGTGGTTCGAGCAGTTTCAGTCATGAACTTATGAATAATCTGACGGGAAGAACTCCCGAAATTGGTCATTTTAATGCGATTCGCCTGGCTAATAAAGACTATATGTGTTCAAGAGTTGCCTACGCATTGAATTTAACCGGGCCATGTTATTCGATCAATACAACCTGTTCTACTTCTATGTCGGCTATACACCTGGCTACCAGGGCTATTCTTACGGGTGATTGTAAAATGGCACTCGCCGGCGGTGTTTGTATCTTTTCCGATAAAGCGAGGGGATATTTGTATGAAGAGGGTGGTGTATTGTCTAAAGATGGTCATTGTAGAGCATTTGATGCTGCTTCCTCTGGTGCTTATTTCGCAGAAGGTGCCGGCGTAGTGGTTTTAAAAAGACTGAAAGAAGCAGTCGAGGACGGTGATACGATCCAGGCTATTATAAAAGGATCTGCAGTAAATAATGACGGGCATCGTAAAGTTGGTTATACAGCTCCCAGTGTTGAAGGCCAGAAAGAAGTGATCCGCCTTGCGCATAAGTTGGCGCGTGTAAGCCCCTCGACGATTAGTATGATAGAGGCCCACGGCACAGGTACACCATTGGGGGATCCTATTGAAATCGAAGCCCTGAGGCAGGCATTCGATTCTACTGAAAGAAATTATTGTGCCATAGGATCAGTAAAAACGAATATCGGACATCTCGACACAGCCGCGGGTATTGCCGGGCTGATAAAAACGATACTGGCACTTAAATACAGATCTATTCCGGCAAGTCTTCATTTTCATACACCTAACCCTAAAATTGATTTTACCGACAGCCCCTTTTACGTAAATAACATTTGCCGCAAATGGGAAAATATTCAGTTGCCAAGACGTGCAGGCGTCAGCTCATTTGGAATTGGTGGTACAAATGTGCATTTAGTGCTCGAAGAAGCTCCAACTTTCCAGAAATTGCCACAGGTAATGGACAGTCTGCAGCTGCTGCCTTTATCAGCCAAAACGAAAAAGGCTTTACAGCAATCCCAACGTAACCTGGGTATATTTTTGTCCGCTCAGGAGGATATATCTATCGGTGATGTCTCCTATACATTGCAGGAAGGCCGGGAAGAATTCAATCATCGCATGTTCATTCTGGCATCGGGGGGCACCGATGCTGCCAACATACTCGGTGGTCAGGGTGACGAAATACATACGCGTAAAACGTCGGAATCAAAAAGAGTACCCGTTTTCATGTATCCTGGCCAGGGGTCGCAGTATGTAGGTATGGCAGGAGAGCTATATGACAAACTATCCGTGTTCAGAACTGCTGTTGATAAATGTTTGCAGCTGCTATCTACCTCTCTGGCAACGGATATAAAACGTGTAATAATGGCAGCTGGCGATATAGACGTTACAGAAACACGCCTTACCCAACCGTTATTATTTGTAATACAGTATGCATTGTCTTCTGTTTTGATTACACTGGGAGTCAAACCGGTAGTGATGATTGGCCATAGCCTCGGAGAATATGTGGCGGCTTGTATCAGTGGGGTATTTTGCCTGGAAGATGCGCTGAAGATCGTCGAAAAAAGAGGATTGCTCATGCAGCAATCACAGGTAGGAAGTATGATAGCTGTAAGTCTCAACGAAGAAGAGATTCAACCTTACCTGTTATCAGGAGTTGCTCTTGCAGCAGTTAATGGCCGTCGTCATTGTGTTTTATCCGGTAGCCACGAAAATATTGCCACTGTGGAAAAACTACTGGAAGCAGATAATGTAGTACAAAAAAAATTACATACCGACAGGGCTTTTCATTCCGAGTTGATGAATGAAGTGCTGGAGGAATTTGAAGAATTACTAACGGGGGTAAAATTCAGCCGGCCGGAAATACCATTTATATCTGGTCTTACCGGCACATATATTACAGCAACAGAGGCTACGGATGCCCTATACTGGGTGCAACATTTGCGTCACACCATCCGCTTTGGTGATGGGCTCCAGGCATTGGAGTCGCTGAAAGATAAAATCTTTATAGAGGTAGGAACCAGCAAAGCATTGAGCAGCTATGTACGTGAAAGTGCAGAGGGAAAAGGAAATCCGGAGATAGTTTCATTACTGCGTCATCCGAGAGAAAAGGTTTCGGATATGGCTTTCTTTTTAAAAGCAGTAGGGAGCCTTTGGCTGTCTGGGCATAAAATAAACTGGATGTCGTGCCGGACGGGTGAAAAGGCAGGGAAAATACCATTGCCTACATATCCATTTGAACGAAAACGGTTTGGTGACGATAAAGATGTAGCTGACCTGATTAGAGAGCTATTGCAGAATAATCAAACAGATAATGTTCCTGGAAATGCTTTTGTACCTTCATGGAAAAGAACCGGAAGGCTTCCCGTTGGCAACATTGATAAACGGCCGGTGTTGTTTACCGGCAAAAATAATTGGTTAAATAAACTACTGTCATCTTCTTTCCTGCAACAGCAAGTGTCGCCGGTGGTAGTACGATATAGCAATAGAAATGAGCAAATAAACGACCTGTACGATATCAATACTGATGATCTCAATGCCGTTGACACATTGTTTGGTAACTTCAAAGCAAGTGGATTTATACCACGATTGATATTGCTGGATATATTATACGTTGCAGCCCCGGGAGATGGTCTTAAAGAAGAAGCCTATTCACATGCAATGAGCAGTTTGTTACAGGTGATAGCGATTTGTAAGTCATTTAATGCTATTTTCCCTGGTGAAGAAACCGCGCTTAGAATAGTGCTGAATAATGCCTGCGAAATTATTGGTAATGATTTACTGTTACCGGTACATGCAGGGCTTCATAGTCTTGCAGGCGTTATAAATAGCGAATATCAGAATATTTCGTGCTCCGTAATCGATATCGATCTCCTGCCTAAGGAAGAATCTGCCGCTTTATTATTTGATGAACTGTTGATCCTTCCCGAAGAGAAACCAACGGTTTGTACTACAGGTATCAGAAATGGATTCCGGTGGCTGCCCTTTCGCGAACCTATTGTTTGGGGTAGAACCAACGCTACCGAATCTGAATTACCAACACACGTACTTATTACCGGCGGATTGGGAGGTATAGGACTAGCTGTAGCGGAATATTTTGCCGGCAGATCTGTAGAGAATATTACATTGGTAAGCAGAACTGAACTGCCCGATCCTGCCTCATGGGATCACTGGATGGCTGTAAATCCGGAGATGGATCCGGTTTGCGTCAAGATCCGCAGGATACTTCACCTGAAATCTTATGGGATAAACATATGGCATTTTTCCGCTGATGTAGCGGATAAAGAAAGAGTGGAAGAAGTTGTCGCCACTGCTGCGTCATTGTCAGGCTGCCCTGTCGACGCCGTTATACATGCCGCAGGAATCCCTTCCCGCAGGATAATTGAAAGGACTACTACTGCGGAAATGGATCGTCAATGGAAGGCGAAAGTAAAAGGTCTAATGGTCCTTAATCAATTGTTCGCTGAAGAACGATTGCTGTTCTTTATTAATTTTTCAAGTATCAGTTCGATCGACCCCGGTATTGCACAGGCGGGATACAGCACTGCCAATGCTGTACTGGACGCATATATTTATGCCAACGGATTAAAACAATGTGCAAATGTCAAAACTATTAACTGGGACACCTGGAAGGAAGTGGGTATGGCGGTGGAAAGCAGTGGAGATAAATACAGTTATCTGCAGCAGGTAAAATTGTACCCTGCGCATCCGCTGATACAATATGTTGCAACAGATATAGAGGAAGACGTGGTTTTTGTATCAAATTTTAGACCTGAGGCAATGTGGATACTGGATGAACACCGGGTATTTTCCGGGCTGCCGGTTTTTCCGGGAACTGGTTATATAGAATTGATACAGGCGGTGGTAAGTGCCATGGGATACAATAGATCAATAATAATCAGCAATCTCTTCCTGACGGACCCAATGGTATTTCAGACAGGTGATTCTAAAGTAGTAAAGACAATAGTAACAGTGAGAGACCATTGTTTGGGTGTGAAAATTATTAGTCGTACTGCAAACCATGAAACGGCAGAAGTACATCATGCAAGTGCGGAAGTAAGTGTTCTGCAGGCTCCCGTAATGGTGAACAGGCAATTGTCCGATCTGATCGATCTTCTTGAAAAGAAAACGTGGATTAACCAACAAGAACTGACCAGTACGGAGTTTGGTCCAAGATGGAATAACCTGCAATGGATAAGCCTCGGGGAGGGTGAAGGAATGGCCGGATTGCAGTTGCCTGCAATGTATTCCGGGGATATAGGCCCATATAAATTGCATCCCGCTTTAATGGATATCGCAATTGCGTTTCTTTATTTTCATGTTAAAGAAGATAAACAGTATCTGCCGTACTGTTATGAAGAAATTATTATCACCGGTACACTTACACAATATATCATCAGCCACGCAGTATTGCGTAGCGACAGGACACAGGGGCTTGTTTTTGATATTACTATATGGAATGAACAGGAGGAAGTAGTAGTGGTAGTATCTGGATTAACATTTGTGCCATATATCCCGGGTAAATCATCAGGAAGCGAAAAGAAATCCATTTCCGGGAAATCAAAGACACCTGGTGAATCACTCTCCTTACATGGTTTGTCCACAGCAGAATACCTGGATATATTTCAAAATTTTCTCTATCACAATTATCCACATGTTGCCATTCGAACAAGTCGCCCACCAGCGAAAAATTCAATCGCATCATCTCCGGAAACAGAAGAAGCCGGAATGGATGAAATGAGTGAAAGAGAAGATATGTCAACTCCTTATGTTGCAGCGGTTACTGCTACTGAAAAACAGCTAACCCTCGAATGGGAGAAGTTCTTTGGCATTAACCGGCTGGGAACGGCGGATGATTTTTTCGAGCTGGGGGGTGATTCAATTATGGTTTCCATCATTTTATCGAGGATCAATAAACTATTTGCGGTACGTATTTCGCTGACGCAGTTTTTTAATAATGCTACCATAGCAAAATTGGGTGCTATTATTGATAAGACAACCCAATCGGGGCCTTTGCCTATAAATAAGGCAGAGAAAAAGGAATATTATACATTGTCGGCAGCACAAAGACGCATTTATATACTGGAACGCATGTTTCCGCAAAGCACCTTATATAATATTACAGAGGCATTTGTGGTGGAGGGAGGGCTGGAGTTGGAAAAATTGAAGGCGGCTTTGCAACTTTTGCTGGATAGGCATGAAAGCCTGAGGACCAGCATCGTTATGGTAAATAAAATGCCTTATCAACGGATACATGACAACGTAACGGCTGCTATCAGCTATTACACGGCTGAGGAAAATGAAGTGGCTGAAAAACTATATGAGTTCAGAAAGCCGTTCGATATGAGTAATGCGCCGTTTATCCGGGTGGGAGTTTTTGAGGTAAACAAAAACAGGCATCATGTTGTGATTGATTTGTTGCACCTGATAGCAGATGGGTCATCCCTGCTATTAATCATCAACGAATTTTTGAGCCTTTATAACGGAAATAAGTTATCCGTTGTGCCCCGGCAATATAAGGATTTCGCGGAGTGGCAGTCTCGTTTATTGAAGACGTCACGCATACAAGTGCAGCAACAGTATTGGGAGCAGCAGTTGTCTGGCCAGCTGCGGGGCATACAGTTGCCTTATGATTTCACAAAAACCAATACAACATCAATAGCGGCCGCGAATTATACATTCTCTTTCTCGCCGGAGATATCAGACAAGCTAAAGGTTTTTTCCCGAAAAGCAGATGTAACCTACTTTATGACGTGGACAGCCTTGCTGAATGTGTTTTTTTATCGCCTTTCCGGGCAGGAAGATATTCTTCTGGCTATTCCACATGCCGGAAGAGATAACGATGATTTTGTAAATGTGGTAGGTATGTTTATCAATACAGTAATCCTTCGTAATCACCCTGCTGCGGAGAAATCATTTGTAACGGTTTTGTCGGAAGTTAAAACGAGTACGCTGAACGCCTTTGAGAACCTGGATTTTCAATATGAGTTTATCCTGGAAATGTTGCGCAAATCCCATCAACGAACAGATCAGCTATTGAACGTTTTTTTTAACTACAGAAATATGTTCGTTAACGCGGACGAGGGAGTGGCAGGCAGTGAGCAATTATCCGTCAATTCCGCAGGTATAGAAGATAACTTTGCAAAGTTTGACCTGTCTTTGTATGCCTATGATTTTAAATCTGTATTCTCATTCACCTGTAATTATAATAAAAGCCTTTTCGCACCTGAAACTATCAGTTACCTGATGAACCAGTTTGTTGATCTGGTCACTGCAGTAATAGAAAACCCTTCGAGGCCTATTGGCGAATACCGCGTGTTGGACCGTACGTAG